In Brevibacillus brevis, a genomic segment contains:
- a CDS encoding dienelactone hydrolase family protein → MSLKTEWITFEQDGSKHRLYTARLERAKTPLPVVIVIQEIWGTDAHIRDVTERFAKAGFLAVAPDLYAVNGDRPASMTDERIEQIKAFLEALPPPSWHDAEAREAALANQPEKAREELRATYADVFANLKRLPQLLETLQATVSYLEGYELSKGQKAVSIGYCMGGALSLMLAASEPRLAGAAVYYGHLLGKEQIAGIQCPVVGFFGELDGRITSHVPEFAAAMQEAGKSFTYEIYDGAHHAFFNDTRGAYHAAASRDAWQKTLAFFTRVLA, encoded by the coding sequence TTGTCGCTGAAAACGGAATGGATCACCTTTGAGCAAGACGGCAGCAAGCATCGCTTGTACACTGCTCGGTTGGAACGGGCGAAGACCCCGTTGCCCGTGGTCATCGTCATTCAGGAGATTTGGGGGACAGACGCCCACATCCGGGACGTGACGGAGCGCTTCGCCAAGGCAGGCTTTTTGGCTGTCGCTCCCGATTTGTACGCGGTGAATGGAGATCGGCCCGCGAGCATGACGGACGAGCGCATCGAACAGATCAAGGCGTTTCTCGAAGCGCTGCCGCCGCCATCCTGGCACGACGCGGAAGCTCGCGAGGCTGCTCTGGCGAACCAGCCGGAAAAGGCTCGCGAGGAGCTGCGCGCCACGTATGCGGATGTGTTTGCCAACCTGAAGCGGCTGCCGCAGCTTTTGGAGACTCTGCAGGCGACCGTGAGCTACCTGGAAGGCTATGAGCTGTCCAAGGGGCAGAAAGCGGTTTCGATCGGCTATTGCATGGGAGGAGCGCTGTCCCTCATGCTCGCGGCTTCCGAGCCGCGTCTGGCCGGAGCGGCGGTCTACTATGGGCACCTGCTCGGGAAGGAACAGATCGCGGGCATCCAGTGCCCGGTCGTCGGGTTTTTCGGCGAACTGGACGGTCGCATCACCTCGCACGTTCCCGAGTTCGCCGCAGCGATGCAGGAAGCGGGCAAGTCGTTCACATACGAGATCTACGACGGTGCCCACCATGCGTTTTTCAACGATACCCGCGGGGCGTACCACGCAGCCGCTTCCCGCGACGCCTGGCAGAAAACCTTGGCTTTCTTTACTCGCGTATTGGCATGA
- a CDS encoding IclR family transcriptional regulator, which yields MAKLEKDRYSASSLVRGLEILKLFRAEQPTLSLAEIANQLGIGRTAPFRLLFTLQSLGYLRQNEETKRYELTPKVLELGFAYLNTLQITEVARPYLEELRDRSGGSAHIGILDDTAVVFVAVQQARGPSTVHVSVGSRLPAHATAVGKILLAFQPKDAWEELLLLSDLQSYTKDTKTMMTAILKELDVVRKQGYSVSSGEFEVGIRSVSAPIFDETGRAVAAVSVAAHESFLPDDHVANCVLPAICDAAEKLSAFYGYQHVKGRG from the coding sequence TTGGCAAAACTTGAAAAAGATCGATACAGTGCCAGCTCGCTCGTCAGAGGACTGGAAATCCTGAAGCTGTTTCGGGCAGAGCAACCGACGCTTTCCCTGGCGGAAATCGCGAATCAGCTCGGGATCGGCCGGACGGCGCCGTTCCGTCTGCTGTTTACGCTGCAGTCTCTCGGCTATCTCAGGCAAAACGAGGAAACGAAGCGGTACGAATTGACGCCAAAGGTGCTGGAGCTGGGGTTTGCGTACTTGAACACGCTGCAGATCACGGAAGTAGCCAGACCCTATCTGGAAGAGCTCCGAGACCGGTCGGGCGGCTCCGCCCACATCGGGATTCTCGACGATACGGCTGTGGTGTTTGTGGCCGTGCAGCAGGCGAGAGGGCCGTCGACGGTCCACGTGTCCGTAGGCTCCCGTCTGCCTGCTCACGCGACGGCGGTAGGCAAGATCCTGCTGGCCTTCCAGCCGAAGGACGCGTGGGAAGAGCTGCTGCTGCTGTCCGATCTGCAATCGTACACGAAAGACACGAAGACCATGATGACAGCCATTCTCAAGGAACTGGACGTGGTCCGGAAGCAAGGGTATTCGGTCTCCAGCGGCGAGTTCGAGGTGGGGATCCGCTCCGTGTCCGCTCCCATCTTCGACGAGACGGGGCGAGCGGTGGCCGCCGTCAGTGTCGCTGCGCACGAGTCGTTTTTGCCGGACGACCATGTGGCAAACTGTGTATTGCCGGCGATTTGCGATGCAGCCGAAAAGCTGTCCGCTTTTTACGGCTACCAGCATGTAAAAGGGAGGGGATGA
- a CDS encoding VOC family protein, whose product MREALLGTSELNQICFVVHDIEKAAEAFATLLGIEKPNWFLTGTRGVSQIVYNGVPTDARNKLIFINTPSVQIELIEPDLEPSTMRDFLNKQEGIHHVAFNTDDMKKQLALLGQHGYGVIQTGEFTASKGRYAYVDSVPDLKTMVELLERDEPQPIPPVKPRGESDPQPLLGTDTVTQIAFVVRDLDAAAEAYCTLLGVEKPAVLKEGPSEVTQVVYRGEPTEAKARFLFIKTPLIEIELIEPRDSPSTWKEHLETKGEGVHHISFLVKNMDEKIALLEEKGYPVIQKGNFWNGKGRYAYMDTTSDYHVIIELLEKFDA is encoded by the coding sequence ATGAGAGAAGCGTTATTGGGGACAAGCGAGTTGAACCAGATTTGCTTTGTCGTGCACGACATCGAAAAAGCGGCGGAAGCGTTCGCGACCCTGCTGGGAATTGAAAAGCCGAATTGGTTTTTGACAGGGACGCGCGGAGTATCCCAAATCGTGTACAACGGGGTGCCGACCGATGCCCGCAACAAGCTGATCTTCATCAACACCCCTTCCGTGCAAATCGAGCTGATCGAACCAGACCTGGAGCCAAGCACCATGCGCGATTTTCTGAACAAGCAGGAAGGCATTCACCATGTGGCTTTCAACACGGACGACATGAAAAAACAGCTGGCGCTGCTCGGCCAGCACGGCTACGGCGTCATTCAGACAGGCGAGTTTACTGCGAGCAAAGGCCGCTACGCCTATGTGGACTCCGTACCGGATCTAAAGACCATGGTCGAGCTGCTGGAGCGCGATGAACCGCAGCCGATCCCACCAGTGAAGCCGAGGGGAGAAAGCGACCCGCAGCCGCTGCTCGGTACGGACACCGTGACGCAAATCGCGTTCGTCGTCCGAGATCTGGATGCAGCAGCCGAGGCGTATTGCACACTGCTTGGGGTGGAGAAGCCGGCCGTATTGAAGGAAGGACCGAGCGAAGTGACACAGGTCGTGTATCGCGGAGAGCCGACAGAAGCCAAGGCGCGGTTCCTGTTCATCAAGACGCCGCTCATTGAGATCGAGCTGATTGAGCCGAGGGATTCGCCGAGCACGTGGAAGGAACACCTGGAGACGAAAGGCGAGGGTGTTCACCACATTTCCTTCCTGGTAAAAAACATGGACGAGAAGATCGCGCTCCTCGAGGAAAAAGGCTATCCGGTCATCCAGAAAGGGAACTTTTGGAACGGGAAAGGCCGATATGCCTACATGGACACGACCTCGGACTACCATGTCATCATAGAGCTGCTGGAAAAATTCGACGCGTAA
- a CDS encoding SDR family NAD(P)-dependent oxidoreductase, with the protein MAELSGKSVYLTGGASGIGKAVVEAFISEGAVVTVLDRSAEGLRALQEQFGDSVRTIMGDVTVYENHQRAVQCAVESFGKLDVLVSNAGVFDAFAKFVDVTPEAMSEAYDVLFSINVKGSFFAAKAAVDELKRTRGNMIFTVSGAGFYPDGGGVWYTASKHAQIGLLRQLAFELAPDIRVNAVAPGGTLTALSVIAPLRPFVNVVDNETKAKNIKRRNPLQIAMEPEDHVGAYILLASDKARAITGEVLASDGGLVVRGLG; encoded by the coding sequence ATGGCGGAGCTTTCGGGCAAATCGGTATATCTCACAGGAGGGGCCTCCGGGATCGGCAAGGCGGTTGTGGAGGCATTCATCAGCGAAGGAGCTGTCGTGACCGTCTTGGACCGCTCGGCGGAAGGGCTACGCGCTCTGCAAGAGCAGTTCGGCGACAGCGTCCGTACCATCATGGGTGACGTGACGGTGTACGAGAATCATCAGCGTGCCGTGCAATGTGCCGTGGAGTCATTCGGCAAGCTGGACGTCCTCGTGTCCAACGCAGGTGTTTTCGACGCGTTTGCCAAATTCGTCGACGTCACTCCGGAAGCGATGTCGGAGGCCTACGACGTGCTGTTTTCGATCAATGTGAAAGGCAGCTTTTTCGCGGCAAAAGCGGCGGTGGATGAGCTGAAACGCACACGGGGGAACATGATTTTCACCGTTTCCGGCGCAGGCTTCTACCCGGATGGCGGAGGCGTGTGGTACACGGCGAGCAAGCACGCGCAGATCGGTCTGCTCCGGCAGCTTGCCTTCGAGCTGGCCCCGGATATCCGGGTAAACGCGGTGGCTCCCGGCGGCACGCTGACGGCCCTGTCGGTCATCGCTCCTCTGCGTCCGTTTGTCAACGTCGTGGACAACGAGACGAAGGCGAAGAACATCAAGCGCAGAAACCCGCTCCAGATCGCGATGGAACCGGAGGATCACGTGGGGGCTTACATCCTGCTCGCCTCGGACAAAGCGCGCGCGATCACCGGAGAAGTGCTGGCCAGCGACGGCGGCCTGGTCGTCCGCGGTCTCGGTTAG
- a CDS encoding aromatic-ring-hydroxylating dioxygenase subunit beta, with amino-acid sequence MSMEMMLATYEFQQWLYREAKLLDDIDFDGWFSLMHPDIQYIMPVRVNKEGVERPDYAEDMFAFHDDHHLLSLRVERLKTDYAWAEIPPSRTRRSVNNVRVEEYVPNEKAVVKSYLLLYRSRSTDIHHDLVSGERTDEFTYVDGEWKLSKRFFVIDQTTINTRNLAIFV; translated from the coding sequence ATGAGCATGGAAATGATGCTGGCTACCTACGAATTCCAGCAATGGTTGTACCGCGAGGCGAAATTGCTGGACGACATTGATTTTGACGGCTGGTTTTCCTTGATGCATCCCGACATTCAGTACATCATGCCGGTCCGCGTCAACAAAGAAGGCGTGGAGCGTCCCGACTACGCGGAGGACATGTTCGCGTTCCACGACGACCATCATCTGCTGTCGCTGCGCGTGGAGCGTCTGAAGACGGATTACGCCTGGGCGGAGATCCCTCCGTCCCGGACCCGCCGTTCAGTCAACAACGTCCGGGTAGAGGAGTATGTGCCAAACGAGAAAGCCGTGGTCAAAAGCTACCTGCTCTTGTATCGCAGCCGTTCGACGGACATCCACCACGATCTGGTCTCCGGCGAGCGGACAGATGAGTTTACGTACGTAGACGGGGAATGGAAGCTGTCCAAGCGCTTCTTCGTCATCGACCAGACGACGATCAATACGCGCAATCTGGCAATTTTCGTATAG
- a CDS encoding aromatic ring-hydroxylating dioxygenase subunit alpha encodes MGKPEVRLDEMTREEALQYLNETLKPEEGAIPAYILTDPTIYKIEHEKIFMKTWVLLGHVSEIPNKNDYMLRDLAGYSVIVSRGQDGEIRAFYNMCTHRGMKLCRADKGNKANFTCPYHGFNFKNSGELIGVPLQNDIYGGQLDTSKMSLHKVTIGTYRGLIFGTWNDNPQPLDDFLSDFKWYLDIALGRTEMEVVGPPQKFIVHSNWKIGSDNFVSDSYHTMVTHGSIAQLGMVPSATYSKKGYQVHTDNGHGCLIGMPNPDFAFPEELKDEYKANLTPEQFELLSNLKNLIGTLFPNLSILVSHTKVKGQLISNTTMRLWKPVGPDKMEVMTWFMVEKNASEDWKKRSRESYILTFSPSGIFEQDDTEVFTDITAAASGTMPFAKQLTYNYTMGMHREPVKDFPGPGVAYGDKFSEANSRNYYRYWLDLMNS; translated from the coding sequence ATGGGTAAGCCTGAAGTGCGCTTGGACGAAATGACGAGGGAAGAGGCCCTGCAATATTTGAACGAAACGCTGAAGCCGGAAGAAGGGGCCATTCCTGCCTACATCCTCACCGATCCGACGATTTACAAGATCGAGCACGAGAAAATCTTCATGAAAACGTGGGTGCTGCTGGGGCACGTCTCCGAAATCCCGAATAAAAACGACTACATGCTCCGCGATCTCGCCGGCTATTCCGTGATCGTTTCCCGGGGACAGGACGGTGAAATCCGCGCGTTCTACAACATGTGCACGCACCGCGGCATGAAGCTCTGCCGGGCGGACAAGGGCAACAAGGCGAACTTTACCTGTCCGTACCACGGCTTCAACTTCAAAAACAGCGGCGAGCTGATCGGCGTACCGCTGCAAAACGACATTTACGGCGGCCAATTGGACACGTCCAAGATGAGCCTGCACAAAGTGACGATCGGGACGTATCGCGGCCTCATCTTCGGCACCTGGAACGACAATCCGCAGCCGCTGGACGATTTCCTCAGCGATTTCAAATGGTACCTCGACATCGCCCTTGGACGCACGGAGATGGAAGTCGTGGGACCGCCGCAAAAGTTCATCGTCCATTCCAACTGGAAGATCGGCTCCGACAACTTCGTGAGCGACTCCTACCACACCATGGTGACGCACGGCTCCATCGCGCAGCTGGGGATGGTTCCGAGCGCTACGTATTCCAAAAAGGGCTACCAGGTGCATACCGACAATGGACACGGCTGCCTCATCGGGATGCCCAACCCGGATTTTGCATTCCCGGAAGAGCTGAAGGATGAATACAAGGCCAATTTGACGCCTGAGCAGTTCGAACTGCTGTCGAACCTGAAAAACTTGATCGGCACGCTGTTCCCGAACCTGTCGATCCTGGTGTCCCACACGAAGGTGAAGGGGCAGCTCATCTCCAATACGACCATGCGCCTGTGGAAGCCGGTCGGACCGGACAAGATGGAGGTCATGACCTGGTTTATGGTGGAGAAAAACGCGTCGGAGGATTGGAAGAAGCGTTCGCGCGAGTCGTACATCCTCACCTTTAGCCCATCCGGCATTTTCGAGCAGGACGACACCGAAGTGTTTACGGACATTACAGCGGCAGCGAGCGGTACGATGCCGTTTGCCAAGCAATTGACCTACAACTACACCATGGGGATGCACCGAGAGCCGGTAAAAGACTTCCCGGGACCAGGCGTCGCCTATGGGGATAAATTCTCGGAAGCCAACTCCCGGAACTACTACCGGTACTGGCTCGATCTGATGAACTCGTAA
- a CDS encoding MFS transporter yields MLSKNMRWVYISLPIFFFWFFGQIDKLGISVIQTDPGFLQDMGLIGPDKNAKIGFLTFIFTVAYALSNLFWGVVIDKLGARKTAMLGIAVWTVTMVLAGLSTSYEMFVVSRIILGIGEGIMIPVSGKFIANWFNRNELGRAQASWISGNYIGPALGALVLSALIANMTWHFSFFLLAACNLILNIPMFYFMTRDTPEEHPKLSKEELAYIRSADEVAEEKQSFAQDFRYWVVWIGMLVASFLFFGLSIWLPTYLTQGKGFAREAMAGITSLSWLFALVFVLVCGYLSDKTKRPGLLAAILFGLCAIFLGIAVNATNPVIAGISIGLAMGTQGGVFHLSNLFIVKFSTPETAGRAAGLMGFTNILGGFASYIMGWMRDISGGDFGPSILMLIVISLVGFVAYLFTLKREAAEATLIKQTERPKAV; encoded by the coding sequence ATGCTTAGCAAAAACATGCGATGGGTTTATATTTCGTTGCCAATCTTCTTCTTTTGGTTCTTTGGCCAGATCGACAAGCTGGGGATATCTGTCATCCAGACGGATCCGGGCTTCTTGCAGGACATGGGACTGATCGGTCCCGATAAAAACGCGAAAATCGGCTTTTTGACCTTTATCTTTACCGTGGCGTACGCCTTGTCCAACCTGTTCTGGGGAGTCGTCATCGACAAGCTGGGCGCCCGCAAGACCGCTATGCTGGGGATTGCGGTATGGACGGTCACGATGGTGCTCGCCGGCCTCTCCACTTCCTACGAAATGTTCGTTGTCTCCCGGATTATTCTGGGGATCGGGGAAGGGATCATGATTCCGGTGTCCGGCAAGTTCATCGCCAACTGGTTCAACCGCAACGAGCTGGGGCGAGCCCAAGCCTCGTGGATTTCCGGGAACTACATCGGGCCTGCGCTCGGAGCGCTCGTCCTGTCTGCCCTGATCGCCAACATGACGTGGCACTTCTCGTTCTTCCTGTTGGCGGCATGCAACCTGATTCTGAACATTCCGATGTTCTACTTCATGACGCGGGATACGCCGGAAGAGCATCCGAAACTGAGCAAGGAAGAGCTGGCCTACATCCGCAGCGCCGATGAGGTCGCCGAAGAAAAGCAAAGCTTTGCGCAGGATTTCCGTTACTGGGTCGTCTGGATCGGCATGCTGGTCGCGTCCTTCCTGTTCTTCGGGCTGAGCATCTGGCTACCCACGTACCTGACGCAAGGCAAAGGTTTCGCCCGTGAGGCGATGGCGGGAATCACCTCGCTCTCCTGGCTGTTCGCTCTCGTCTTCGTGCTGGTGTGCGGCTACCTGTCGGACAAAACGAAGCGCCCGGGCCTTTTGGCGGCTATCCTGTTCGGACTCTGCGCGATCTTCCTCGGCATTGCGGTAAATGCGACGAACCCGGTCATCGCGGGTATCTCCATCGGACTTGCCATGGGGACGCAGGGTGGTGTCTTCCATCTGAGCAACCTGTTCATTGTGAAATTCTCCACGCCAGAAACGGCGGGGCGTGCGGCTGGTCTCATGGGCTTCACGAATATATTGGGCGGCTTTGCGAGCTACATCATGGGCTGGATGCGCGATATTTCCGGCGGGGACTTCGGTCCATCCATCCTGATGCTCATTGTCATCAGCCTGGTCGGATTTGTGGCCTACCTGTTCACCTTGAAACGGGAAGCGGCAGAAGCCACGCTGATCAAGCAGACGGAACGTCCGAAAGCCGTGTAA
- a CDS encoding aldehyde dehydrogenase family protein yields MSNAYPSISGQFLINGEWIKGAKVTNVTNPAILNEVVGEVALCTKEDVKQAIDAAEQAFPAWAQTPAEKRAALVKEASAKLAPLIEQTVPLFVRENGKPLVEAKKDIMRCVEIMSQGADALVKWWKVQSIPGGQMVQLRRRPRGVTAVISPWNSPMILTFKRVIPAVLAGNTVVVKPATDCPLTVLETLKVVAQQLPPGVINIVTGSGALVGEQICSDPRVRTIAFTGSTETGKQIMSMSSGTVKKLYMELGGNDPALILPDAVLDDTAMLRIRMGILRAAGQVCSAIKRVYVHESRYDEFMGKLTREFGRMIVGNGMQPDAMMGPINNKAQYDFVTGLIERTKQEGADVQTLGIKLDEESWEQGYFLLPSIATGVSQSSELVRAEQFGPIIPVLKYGDVEEAIAMANDTEFGLRASVWTADQQRAEAIADRLDAGAVFFNNHTIFQDLHYDFPGLKESGLSRETQMCGIDLFADTYGFAN; encoded by the coding sequence ATGTCAAACGCATATCCAAGCATTTCCGGCCAATTTCTGATCAACGGGGAATGGATCAAAGGGGCAAAGGTCACAAATGTGACCAACCCCGCCATTCTGAACGAAGTGGTAGGGGAAGTCGCCCTGTGCACCAAAGAGGATGTAAAGCAGGCAATCGACGCCGCCGAGCAGGCATTCCCGGCATGGGCACAGACGCCGGCGGAAAAGCGGGCGGCGCTGGTCAAGGAAGCGTCTGCGAAGCTGGCTCCGCTCATCGAACAAACGGTGCCGCTGTTCGTCCGCGAAAACGGAAAGCCGCTGGTCGAAGCGAAAAAAGACATCATGCGCTGCGTAGAGATCATGAGCCAAGGGGCGGACGCCTTGGTGAAATGGTGGAAGGTGCAGTCCATCCCGGGCGGGCAGATGGTCCAGCTCCGCAGGCGGCCGCGCGGTGTAACCGCTGTCATTTCGCCGTGGAACTCTCCGATGATCCTCACCTTCAAACGCGTGATCCCGGCTGTGCTTGCAGGAAATACAGTCGTGGTCAAACCGGCGACAGACTGTCCGCTGACCGTGCTGGAGACGCTCAAAGTCGTCGCGCAGCAGCTGCCGCCCGGCGTCATCAACATCGTGACCGGCTCCGGCGCACTGGTCGGCGAGCAAATTTGCAGCGACCCCCGAGTCCGCACCATCGCATTCACCGGCAGCACCGAGACAGGCAAACAGATCATGAGCATGTCCTCCGGCACGGTGAAAAAGCTGTACATGGAGCTGGGCGGAAACGATCCGGCGTTGATCCTGCCTGACGCCGTCCTGGATGACACCGCGATGCTGCGCATCCGCATGGGCATCCTCCGAGCGGCGGGTCAGGTATGCTCCGCAATCAAGCGCGTGTACGTGCACGAATCCCGCTACGACGAGTTCATGGGCAAGCTGACCCGCGAGTTCGGGCGCATGATCGTCGGAAACGGCATGCAGCCTGACGCCATGATGGGGCCGATCAACAACAAAGCACAGTATGACTTTGTGACGGGCTTGATCGAACGCACGAAGCAGGAGGGAGCGGACGTCCAGACGCTGGGGATCAAGCTGGATGAAGAGAGCTGGGAACAAGGCTACTTCCTGCTACCGTCCATCGCGACTGGCGTCAGCCAATCGAGCGAGCTGGTTCGCGCCGAGCAATTCGGTCCGATCATCCCGGTCCTCAAGTACGGTGATGTCGAGGAAGCGATCGCCATGGCCAACGACACGGAATTCGGCCTGCGCGCCTCGGTGTGGACAGCCGACCAGCAGCGCGCGGAAGCGATTGCCGACCGGCTGGATGCGGGTGCCGTGTTCTTCAATAACCACACGATTTTCCAAGACCTGCACTACGACTTCCCGGGTCTGAAAGAAAGCGGATTGAGCCGGGAGACGCAAATGTGCGGAATCGATCTCTTCGCCGATACGTACGGATTCGCCAATTAA
- a CDS encoding thiamine pyrophosphate-binding protein → MTTNAQMEFTTADAVVAELVRAGVEVVFGVVSIHNMPIYDALLREGSIRIVCSRGESGAANMADGYARATGKLGVVITSTGSGAGNAAGSLVEAWAAGTPVLHLTGEVSSKYLGTGRGYIHECKDQLSMMKGCCKEAYRLRKPEQAAAVVRGAIQMATTAPRGPVSLEIPIDFQSAIIPNSVIEAVKPAVVQEAAPFIPAEVTKLAASARRPVIWAGGGVISSEASAELTKLAELTGAAVITSQSGKGSIPEDHPQCIGHFAAYEDVRELLKNSDLLISVGVRFRGNETANWKVTAPEAHISIDADWSAFNRNYEITHGLLGEAKPILSALNEALAAQGVTPDAAYVAEVKAVREKIRGILRDTLGPYEQFVDGMRKVLPRDAILVRDVTVPANVWGSRLFEIYEPRTSIHASGGGIGQGLPTALGAQMGQLDKVVVLMAGDGGYMLNVGEMPVAVQENLPLIVILFDDAGYGVLRNIQDAAYGRQVAVDLVSPDFVLLAKSMGFEANRIGSPEEFVAELEAAVARRKPSMIVVDMNAVGPMAKPFGGPPGAADAFKPKKL, encoded by the coding sequence ATGACAACCAATGCACAAATGGAATTCACCACGGCTGACGCTGTCGTAGCGGAGCTCGTGCGTGCCGGAGTAGAAGTGGTTTTCGGTGTGGTCAGCATTCACAATATGCCGATTTACGATGCGCTCTTGCGCGAAGGAAGCATCCGCATCGTATGCTCTCGCGGCGAGAGCGGCGCAGCCAACATGGCGGACGGCTACGCGCGGGCGACCGGCAAGCTGGGCGTCGTCATCACCAGCACGGGAAGCGGAGCGGGCAACGCGGCCGGTTCCCTCGTGGAAGCCTGGGCGGCAGGCACTCCTGTTCTGCATCTGACCGGGGAAGTTTCCTCCAAGTATTTGGGGACAGGCCGTGGATACATTCACGAGTGCAAAGACCAGCTCTCGATGATGAAGGGCTGCTGTAAAGAGGCGTATCGTCTCCGCAAGCCGGAGCAAGCGGCAGCAGTCGTGCGTGGGGCCATCCAGATGGCGACGACGGCGCCACGCGGTCCGGTATCGCTGGAGATTCCGATCGACTTCCAATCCGCGATCATTCCAAACAGCGTGATCGAAGCGGTTAAACCGGCTGTCGTGCAGGAAGCGGCGCCGTTTATCCCAGCGGAGGTAACCAAGCTGGCAGCCTCTGCCCGTCGTCCCGTGATCTGGGCAGGCGGCGGCGTCATCTCCTCGGAAGCGTCCGCCGAGCTGACCAAGCTGGCCGAGCTGACCGGTGCTGCTGTCATCACCAGCCAGTCGGGGAAAGGCTCCATTCCGGAAGACCACCCGCAGTGCATCGGCCATTTTGCGGCGTATGAAGACGTACGGGAACTGTTGAAGAATTCGGACCTCCTGATCAGCGTCGGCGTTCGCTTCCGCGGAAACGAGACGGCCAACTGGAAAGTGACGGCTCCGGAGGCGCACATCAGCATCGATGCGGACTGGAGCGCATTCAATCGCAACTACGAGATTACGCACGGACTGTTGGGAGAAGCGAAACCGATCCTGAGCGCCTTAAACGAAGCGCTTGCCGCGCAAGGCGTGACTCCGGATGCAGCCTATGTAGCCGAAGTGAAAGCCGTCCGGGAAAAAATCCGCGGCATCCTCCGCGATACGCTCGGACCGTATGAACAATTTGTAGACGGCATGCGCAAGGTGCTGCCGAGAGACGCCATCCTGGTACGGGACGTGACGGTACCGGCAAACGTATGGGGCAGCCGTCTGTTTGAGATTTATGAGCCTCGCACCTCCATCCACGCATCGGGCGGCGGGATCGGCCAAGGGCTGCCGACAGCGCTCGGCGCACAAATGGGCCAATTGGACAAAGTCGTCGTGCTGATGGCGGGAGATGGCGGCTACATGCTGAACGTGGGTGAAATGCCTGTAGCCGTTCAGGAAAACCTGCCGCTGATCGTCATTCTGTTTGACGACGCTGGCTACGGGGTGCTCCGCAACATTCAGGATGCGGCGTACGGTCGTCAGGTCGCTGTCGATCTGGTCAGCCCGGACTTCGTGCTGCTGGCGAAATCGATGGGCTTCGAAGCGAATCGCATCGGCTCGCCGGAAGAGTTCGTAGCCGAGCTGGAAGCGGCAGTGGCGCGCAGAAAGCCGTCGATGATCGTCGTGGACATGAATGCCGTCGGTCCGATGGCCAAGCCGTTTGGAGGCCCTCCGGGAGCAGCGGATGCGTTCAAACCGAAAAAACTGTAA
- a CDS encoding SDR family oxidoreductase encodes MDLGLKNKVAVIMGGTSGVGLKAAEMFLQEGAKVAICGRDQQRMEGAVAHLAPFAPSEHVFAETCDVTNKEDVTRFIDGAAETFGGVDILVNAAGQSVMGYFFDITDEQWRQQIDLKYFAIINAVRAVHPHLLRRGGGRIININATLAKEPERHMVATAATRAGLLNLSKTLSHELAPNNILVNSVSLGLIATDQWERRRMKNAPEMDPQEYYNDLAKKRNIPLGRVGQPEEVASVILFLASEQASYVSGSTIEVAGALGKAL; translated from the coding sequence ATGGATTTGGGACTGAAAAATAAAGTCGCGGTAATCATGGGCGGAACGTCCGGAGTCGGGCTCAAGGCGGCGGAAATGTTTTTGCAGGAGGGCGCGAAAGTAGCGATCTGCGGACGGGACCAACAGCGGATGGAAGGAGCGGTCGCTCATCTCGCCCCCTTCGCTCCTTCTGAGCACGTGTTCGCCGAAACCTGCGACGTGACCAACAAGGAAGACGTGACCCGGTTTATCGACGGGGCGGCGGAAACATTCGGAGGCGTGGACATTCTGGTCAATGCGGCCGGACAAAGCGTCATGGGATACTTCTTCGACATTACCGACGAACAGTGGAGACAGCAGATCGACCTTAAATATTTCGCGATCATCAACGCCGTTCGCGCGGTGCATCCTCATCTGCTGAGGCGCGGCGGGGGACGAATCATCAACATCAACGCGACGCTGGCAAAAGAACCGGAGCGCCACATGGTGGCCACGGCAGCGACTCGCGCCGGTCTGCTCAATCTGAGCAAGACGCTGTCGCACGAGCTGGCACCAAACAACATTCTGGTCAACTCGGTCAGCCTCGGCCTGATCGCGACCGATCAATGGGAGCGCAGACGGATGAAGAACGCGCCCGAGATGGATCCGCAGGAATACTACAACGATTTGGCCAAGAAGCGCAATATTCCGCTTGGCAGAGTAGGGCAGCCGGAAGAAGTCGCGAGCGTCATTCTCTTCCTGGCTTCCGAGCAGGCAAGCTATGTATCCGGATCGACAATCGAAGTTGCGGGAGCTTTGGGAAAAGCGCTGTAA